In Rhodoferax sediminis, the sequence GGGTAGAGTCATTCCGCCCTCGTGTTCTGAGATATCAGCAATATGGCGCCAATTGCGATGGTCTCTATGGCCGCAACGGGTCGGCAGCGCCCGTTGGTTTCGCCCCCGACCTGTCATTCACGACGAGACCACGACCGAGCCACCTTGAGTGCCCGGTCTCGAGGGCGCAGCGGTCATATGAGCCGCTGTCCACCGAAAGTCCGGTGGTGGCGGTTGCTGCCGTTCAGGCACTGGACCGTGAATGACTCAGATCAGTCTGAACCTGCCTGACGGTTAGGCTTAGACCGGTCGTTCAAGCAAGTGGGCAGCACCAGACTGCGCAGCGATGCCTACATCGGCAGCAGCCCACCGCTTAGCTGTTGGCCACAAAGGCAGAAAGCATTTTGTCGCTGGTGGACAAAACCACTCCGCGCCAGCTCATGTCATTCAGGAACGCCTGATGCTGAGCCTCGAATCCGCTGACCGGGCTCATGCAGTCGGTGAGCAGAACGACCTTGCCCAGTTGACGCGAGGGAAGATTCTCGACGATGTGTTCGGTCGTCGCCTTCACGCAGTGGCTGCTGGCCTCGCCGGCGATCACAATCTGATCGGTCGAGTGCGGCGATCAATCCCATGTTGAGCTGGGTAGCGGGGTCATCCTCGTCCGGAACCTCCGCTTGCAGGGCGCTGTAATGCTCCGTCCATGGGTTGCTGCCCTTCTCGATCTTGTGCACCACGCCGAGCCGGCTGTCCTCCCAGCGGTTGTACGCCGCCTTGACAGCCGCGTGCACGTTATGGCCCCAACTGCCGATTTCGCAGTGCACGGGCCACACCATCAGGCTGTATCGGCCATGTCGCTCCAACTCGTCGAGGTAGGTAAGCGCTCGCGCAAGCGCAGACAGGTCCCGTGGGAGGTAGTCGCCAGCGCGCACTTGTGCCGCTGTGATGGGTGTGAAGGGCACGACGTCCTTGCCGTGCGCGGTCTTCCAGAATGTGGGGTGTGCGATATCAAACCGGTGATGCGAGTCGAGCGTTATCGCGATCGCGGAGATGCCGGCAGCACCCTCTCGAATCAAGCCGGCCAGACGCAGCATGTCCGCGTGAGCGCCTGCCACCGGCAAGGCGGGAAGCAAGGGGGCGCCCGTGGTGGCATCGACGGGACACCAGTCGGCAGGTAAATCGCAAAAGTCGTTCTGCGGATCAATGATGAGAAGCTGGATCGTTTTTTTCATGCGGATCCCCGTTGAGATTGGACGAGGTTGCTGGCTCTTGCAGGGCCAAACCACCGCCTACCCAACAAGCCTACCCTGCACCGGCGAAATCGACACCGTCACCTCCATGCCAGCGGTAAACCGCAGGAAGTCCGCCTCGATCCCATCCGAGAAGATCACCCCGTTGTCCGGCATGCGCGAGCGGACGCGCAGCGGCTCTTCCCGGCCGAACTGGCCATAGACCAGGCTGGTCTGCGAAGCCCGGCTCGGAAACGGCTCGCGCACGGCAAACTCCAGTGTGGGCGTATCCCAGGGCATCGGCTGGTAAGCGAACTGATCCCCCACCAACCCCATGGACCGGGCGAGCGCCATGGAGCCCGTCACCACGCTTTTCATCCAGGCGGTCGAACCCAGGCCCGTGGAGACGATCAGCCCGGAGGAAGACTGAAACTCGGTCTGGCCGGCGTAGCCGAGCTCATACAGCGCCGAGGTATGGCTGCGCGGCCCGATAAACAAGTCGTTGACCGCGCGCAGTGTCTGGCCATCCGACATCCGGGCCTCGGCCATGGTCACCGCCTTGACCGGCCGCTTTCCCGCGGCAACCTCGGACAGCACCTTGGCCAGCTCCGCCGGGCCAAACGGCAGCAGGATGCCGTCCCAGCGGCTGGGCTCCGGGTTCAGCCCGATCAAGGGCTGGCCGTCCAGGTACTTCATGGTGTTGGCCACCAGCCCGTCCTGGCCGAGCGCCACCACGATGTCCGACGGTGCGAACACGAAGTTGGACAGCATCGGTCGATCCAGGACCTGGTAGCGGCCCCAGCCCTCCAGTGCCTGCACTGTGATGCGCAGGCTGTGGGCATAGGCTTCGCTTTCTGCGAGGTAGTCGCCAAAGTCGGCGCCCAGGTGCTCCACATAGAACCTGGCTTGCGCCAGGGTGTTGTGACGCGCGACCAGTTCTTCCAGCCGGGTGCGCCGGGTCACCAGCACCACCTTGCGCTCGACGCCCCCGGCGATCCGTCCTGAGCCAGCATTGACGCTCACGCCGCCCCCTTGCGCACGCCCGTGGGCAGCTGCGGTGCGGCGCTCATGAGCGAGTTCAGCAGATCGGGCGAGACATTGAGCTGGCCAATGCGCTCGGCCCGCTCGGCGATGCCGCCGAAGGCTTGGGCGATCAACTGGCCGGGCTGCATGCCGGCGGCGGCCAAGGCCTGGACCACGCGGGGATCGGTTTTTTCAAGGGCGAGCATCAGGGTGCTGACCTTGTGCGCTTCGGCCTCGGCCAGCTTGCGGGTGTTGTCGGCCTGGCCCTCGACCAGGTCCTTGCGCCGCTGCTCGAGCTCGATGTCGGCACCCATTTGCTCGCCGCGCAGCTCGTTCTGGCGACGCATCACGGCGGCCTTGGCCTCCATCTGGGTTTCCTGGATCTGGCGCTTTTTCTGCTCGACGGCGATTTCGGTGTCGAGCTCGTTCTGGCGGATCGAGCGCTCGTTCTGCACCGAGGCCATGCGGCGCAGGTAGATGGCGTCATCGGCCGCCTTGAGGTTGGATTCCCGGGCCTCGGCTTCCAGCGCCCGGGCTATATCCGGGGTGGGTTTGATGGCGACGATGGAGGCACCCAGGATTTCCAGGCCCAGGGCCTGGATCTCGGGCTGCGAGCCGAGTTGCTGCTGGGCGGCCCGGGCGATGGTGGCCGAGGCCTTGAGCGCCTGTTTCAGGTCCAGCGCCTGCACCGCCTGCTGGACGATGACCTTGGCCTGCATCGCCACCCGGTCGCCCAGGCGCAGGGGGTCTTCCGAGGCATAGCCTTTGCCGGTGGGGGTCAGGGAGAAGTCCATCAGGGCTGCCGTACGCTTGGGCTCGCTGACCCGGTAGCTGATCTGGCCCTGGACGGTGACGCTCTGGAAGTCGCTGGTCACCAGCTCCAGCATGAAAGCGCTGTCCTGGCTGGCCACCGGCACCGTCACCAGGGTGCTGCTGGGGGCGTAGTAGAAGAACGACAGCCCGGCGCCTTCGCGCACGAGGCGGCCCTTGCGGAACTGCATCAGGTGGGTGGTGGGCTGGGTCTTGATGAACTGGATGCCGAGCATGGTTTCTTCCTTTCTTGAGTTGTACTGTGCAACCTAATATGAGTTGTATAGTACAACCTTAATGGGTAAAGTCAAGGCCTCATGAAAGAAATTCGCTCTCGCGCCAACAACCTGGATTTCGAGCGCCCGCTGGTGACGGTGGACGTGGTGATCTTCTCTGTGCTGGACGATGCGCTAAAGGTGTTGCTGGTGCGCCGGCCCGACGACGCCCAGGAGCCGTTTCCGGGGCGCTGGGCGCTGCCGGGCGGGTTTGTGAACGTGGAGAAGGACCGGTCACTGGAGGATTGCGCGGCGCGCAAGCTCAAGGAGAAGACGGGGGTGAGCGCGCCCTACCTTGAGCAGTTGGGCAGTTGGGGCGATGCGGTCCGCGATCCCCGGGGGTGGTCCGCCACGCATGCCTACTTCGCGCTGATTCACGTGCCGACCGATCACGAGAAGGCCGGCCGGCGGGGGTCGGCCGATTCGCAGTGGGTGCAAGTCGATGAGGTAAACCGAAAGCGCCTGGCATTTGATCACCCCCAGATCCTGGCGGCGGCCATTGCCCGGTTGCGCGCAAAGGTTGAGTACACATCACTGCCGGCGTTTCTCCTGGCTGAGACTTTCACTCTGCCGCAGCTGCAGCATACCTACGAAGTGGTGCTGGGACGCGCTGTGGACAAGAGTGCATTCAGGAAGCGCATGCTCGATGCCGGCTTTCTGGAAGAAGCCGGGATGGCGCAGGGGCCCTTCGGCAGGGTTGCCATGGGGTATCGGATCCGCAACAGGGACCAGGCCGCGACATTTCCGCGGACATTCAAGGCAGTGGAATAAGGTTCCCCACGACGGTTTCTGATCATTCGTACTTGACGAACGTGTGACTTGAAGCTGCGCCGGACACCTTCGTGCACCTCGGCGGCAATACCGGCGACCAAGCCGGGACGTTCTGTGCGAGGGGCCTGAGCGGCCAGTTCCTGCTCGTCGCCAACGTCTGCAGTCTGCATAGCTCTGCAGGCAGTAATGTGTAAGGTGTTTCTCGCAAAGCCCCTGGCGCCATAGGGTCCGTGCCAGCCAGCGGTTCGAAATTTGCTGTTGCGTCTGCGCTCTGACTCGGCGGTGGTTAGTGTCAACGAAGTTTTGGAGCGAGCGAATTTGACGCGCCGCGCCGTGAATGCGTCGGTTAGGCAACTGCACGCGGAGTGCCGATCATGGTGATACAGGCCGGGCCAGCTCTTGACGCAGCAGGACTCAGCCTTTGCGATTGGGGAAAATTCAGAGTTAAGTGAGAAAAACGCCAGAAAATTCAGACTTAAGTGAAACGATGGTTCAAGACTCCCTGCGTAACCTGATCCTAAGTCCTTGATATATATGAAGCTTGGATACAAGGTTAAATGGGAATCGACACTCGGCTCGATCAGTCCGACCCACCGATACAGGTGGGCAGCAAGAATCCTGCCCGCCGTCTGCTATTCAATACATTTCAGGCTGGCTGGCGCTTGCGGGAGTTTCTTTCTTCGGCGCATCGGCAATCATGCAGTCGATGGTGAGAATCAGGCTGGCGATGGAGCCCGCATTCTGCAAGGCCAGGCGCGTTACCTTGGCAGGATCGATCACCCCCATCTCCAGCATGTCGCCATAAGCCCGGCTCGCGGCGTTGTAGCCGTAGTTGTACTGGTCCGAGGAGCTCACGCGCTCCAGCACA encodes:
- a CDS encoding SPFH domain-containing protein, with product MLGIQFIKTQPTTHLMQFRKGRLVREGAGLSFFYYAPSSTLVTVPVASQDSAFMLELVTSDFQSVTVQGQISYRVSEPKRTAALMDFSLTPTGKGYASEDPLRLGDRVAMQAKVIVQQAVQALDLKQALKASATIARAAQQQLGSQPEIQALGLEILGASIVAIKPTPDIARALEAEARESNLKAADDAIYLRRMASVQNERSIRQNELDTEIAVEQKKRQIQETQMEAKAAVMRRQNELRGEQMGADIELEQRRKDLVEGQADNTRKLAEAEAHKVSTLMLALEKTDPRVVQALAAAGMQPGQLIAQAFGGIAERAERIGQLNVSPDLLNSLMSAAPQLPTGVRKGAA
- a CDS encoding sugar kinase translates to MSVNAGSGRIAGGVERKVVLVTRRTRLEELVARHNTLAQARFYVEHLGADFGDYLAESEAYAHSLRITVQALEGWGRYQVLDRPMLSNFVFAPSDIVVALGQDGLVANTMKYLDGQPLIGLNPEPSRWDGILLPFGPAELAKVLSEVAAGKRPVKAVTMAEARMSDGQTLRAVNDLFIGPRSHTSALYELGYAGQTEFQSSSGLIVSTGLGSTAWMKSVVTGSMALARSMGLVGDQFAYQPMPWDTPTLEFAVREPFPSRASQTSLVYGQFGREEPLRVRSRMPDNGVIFSDGIEADFLRFTAGMEVTVSISPVQGRLVG
- a CDS encoding NUDIX hydrolase; translated protein: MKEIRSRANNLDFERPLVTVDVVIFSVLDDALKVLLVRRPDDAQEPFPGRWALPGGFVNVEKDRSLEDCAARKLKEKTGVSAPYLEQLGSWGDAVRDPRGWSATHAYFALIHVPTDHEKAGRRGSADSQWVQVDEVNRKRLAFDHPQILAAAIARLRAKVEYTSLPAFLLAETFTLPQLQHTYEVVLGRAVDKSAFRKRMLDAGFLEEAGMAQGPFGRVAMGYRIRNRDQAATFPRTFKAVE